In Cicer arietinum cultivar CDC Frontier isolate Library 1 chromosome 7, Cicar.CDCFrontier_v2.0, whole genome shotgun sequence, a single window of DNA contains:
- the LOC101497232 gene encoding UPF0613 protein PB24D3.06c isoform X2: MNPSISSSITSSSSSSSSSSASSWFSGIVRVGRTDRSSSLKMSGNSAVAVIASADVAGPVVRKNQLRGVLFKYGPNPIQVAFKSGDFKRQVIFIGGLTDGFLATAYLEPLAIALDRENWSLVQFLMSSSYSGYGTSSLQQDAKDLDQLINHLINKEDSEGVALLGHSTGCQDIVHYMRTNFACSRAVRAAILQAPVSDREYQSTLPQTAAMIDLAAKMISEGQGSELMPREADPSAPISAYRYHSLCAYNGDDDLFSSDLSDDQLRMRLGHMSSTHCQSKRSPGVSFLYKKKRRKRSPRVGSGGKGAGFEDISLYHAGYIFNG, from the exons ATGAATCCATCTATCTCCTCTTCAATCACATCGTCTtcgtcttcatcttcttcttcttccgcCTCCTCCTGGTTTTCCGGAATCGTTCGAGTTGGCCGTACCGATAGGTCATCCAGTTTGAAAATGTCAGGTAACTCTGCCGTCGCAGTTATTGCCTCTGCAGACGTCGCTGGTCCCGTCGTCCGCAAAAATCAACTCCGAGGAGTTCTTTTCAAGTACGGTCCTAATCCTATTCAG GTTGCGTTCAAAAGTGGTGATTTCAAGAGACAAGTTATTTTTATTGGTGGATTAACTGATGGATTTCTTGCTACCGC ATATTTAGAACCTCTGGCAATTGCTCTGGACCGTGAGAATTGGTCACTAGTTCAATTTCTTATGTCATCTTCTTATAGTGGATATGGCACCTCCAGCTTGCAACaa GATGCTAAGGATCTTGATCAGcttattaatcatttaattaacaAAGAGGATTCTGAAGGTGTGGCATTACTTGGGCATAGTACTGGCTGTCAG GACATTGTGCATTACATGCGCACAAATTTTGCTTGCTCCCGAGCTGTTCGTGCTGCCATCTTGCAG GCTCCAGTCAGTGATAGGGAATATCAATCTACACTCCCTCAGACAGCTGCTATGATTGACTTGGCTGCGAAAATGATAAGTGAGGGCCAGGGTTCAGAGCTAATGCCAAGGGAAGCAGATCCTAGTGCCCCAATTAGTGCTTATCG ATATCACTCCCTTTGCGCTTATAATGGTGATGATGACTTGTTCAGTTCTGACCTGAGTGATGATCAGTTGAGGATGAGACTTGGGCACATGTCTAGCACACATTGCCAG TCTAAAAGGTCGCCTGgagtttcttttttatataaaaaaaaaagaaggaaaaggtCACCTAGAGTTGGCTCTGGTGGTAAGGGAGCTGGGTTTGAAGATATAAGTTTATATCATGCTG GTTATATTTTCAATGGCTGA
- the LOC101497232 gene encoding UPF0613 protein PB24D3.06c isoform X3 — protein MNPSISSSITSSSSSSSSSSASSWFSGIVRVGRTDRSSSLKMSGNSAVAVIASADVAGPVVRKNQLRGVLFKYGPNPIQVAFKSGDFKRQVIFIGGLTDGFLATAYLEPLAIALDRENWSLVQFLMSSSYSGYGTSSLQQDAKDLDQLINHLINKEDSEGVALLGHSTGCQDIVHYMRTNFACSRAVRAAILQAPVSDREYQSTLPQTAAMIDLAAKMISEGQGSELMPREADPSAPISAYRYHSLCAYNGDDDLFSSDLSDDQLRMRLGHMSSTHCQEA, from the exons ATGAATCCATCTATCTCCTCTTCAATCACATCGTCTtcgtcttcatcttcttcttcttccgcCTCCTCCTGGTTTTCCGGAATCGTTCGAGTTGGCCGTACCGATAGGTCATCCAGTTTGAAAATGTCAGGTAACTCTGCCGTCGCAGTTATTGCCTCTGCAGACGTCGCTGGTCCCGTCGTCCGCAAAAATCAACTCCGAGGAGTTCTTTTCAAGTACGGTCCTAATCCTATTCAG GTTGCGTTCAAAAGTGGTGATTTCAAGAGACAAGTTATTTTTATTGGTGGATTAACTGATGGATTTCTTGCTACCGC ATATTTAGAACCTCTGGCAATTGCTCTGGACCGTGAGAATTGGTCACTAGTTCAATTTCTTATGTCATCTTCTTATAGTGGATATGGCACCTCCAGCTTGCAACaa GATGCTAAGGATCTTGATCAGcttattaatcatttaattaacaAAGAGGATTCTGAAGGTGTGGCATTACTTGGGCATAGTACTGGCTGTCAG GACATTGTGCATTACATGCGCACAAATTTTGCTTGCTCCCGAGCTGTTCGTGCTGCCATCTTGCAG GCTCCAGTCAGTGATAGGGAATATCAATCTACACTCCCTCAGACAGCTGCTATGATTGACTTGGCTGCGAAAATGATAAGTGAGGGCCAGGGTTCAGAGCTAATGCCAAGGGAAGCAGATCCTAGTGCCCCAATTAGTGCTTATCG ATATCACTCCCTTTGCGCTTATAATGGTGATGATGACTTGTTCAGTTCTGACCTGAGTGATGATCAGTTGAGGATGAGACTTGGGCACATGTCTAGCACACATTGCCAG GAGGCATAA
- the LOC101497232 gene encoding UPF0613 protein PB24D3.06c isoform X1: MNPSISSSITSSSSSSSSSSASSWFSGIVRVGRTDRSSSLKMSGNSAVAVIASADVAGPVVRKNQLRGVLFKYGPNPIQVAFKSGDFKRQVIFIGGLTDGFLATAYLEPLAIALDRENWSLVQFLMSSSYSGYGTSSLQQDAKDLDQLINHLINKEDSEGVALLGHSTGCQDIVHYMRTNFACSRAVRAAILQAPVSDREYQSTLPQTAAMIDLAAKMISEGQGSELMPREADPSAPISAYRYHSLCAYNGDDDLFSSDLSDDQLRMRLGHMSSTHCQVIFSMADEYVPDYVDKKALVERLCRAMGGAEKVEIEYGNHSLSNRVEEAVNAIVDFLKREGPKGWDDPWN, from the exons ATGAATCCATCTATCTCCTCTTCAATCACATCGTCTtcgtcttcatcttcttcttcttccgcCTCCTCCTGGTTTTCCGGAATCGTTCGAGTTGGCCGTACCGATAGGTCATCCAGTTTGAAAATGTCAGGTAACTCTGCCGTCGCAGTTATTGCCTCTGCAGACGTCGCTGGTCCCGTCGTCCGCAAAAATCAACTCCGAGGAGTTCTTTTCAAGTACGGTCCTAATCCTATTCAG GTTGCGTTCAAAAGTGGTGATTTCAAGAGACAAGTTATTTTTATTGGTGGATTAACTGATGGATTTCTTGCTACCGC ATATTTAGAACCTCTGGCAATTGCTCTGGACCGTGAGAATTGGTCACTAGTTCAATTTCTTATGTCATCTTCTTATAGTGGATATGGCACCTCCAGCTTGCAACaa GATGCTAAGGATCTTGATCAGcttattaatcatttaattaacaAAGAGGATTCTGAAGGTGTGGCATTACTTGGGCATAGTACTGGCTGTCAG GACATTGTGCATTACATGCGCACAAATTTTGCTTGCTCCCGAGCTGTTCGTGCTGCCATCTTGCAG GCTCCAGTCAGTGATAGGGAATATCAATCTACACTCCCTCAGACAGCTGCTATGATTGACTTGGCTGCGAAAATGATAAGTGAGGGCCAGGGTTCAGAGCTAATGCCAAGGGAAGCAGATCCTAGTGCCCCAATTAGTGCTTATCG ATATCACTCCCTTTGCGCTTATAATGGTGATGATGACTTGTTCAGTTCTGACCTGAGTGATGATCAGTTGAGGATGAGACTTGGGCACATGTCTAGCACACATTGCCAG GTTATATTTTCAATGGCTGATGAATATGTGCCAGATTATGTTGATAAGAAAGCACTAGTTGAACG ATTATGCAGAGCGATGGGAGGCGCAGAAAAAGTAGAGATCGAATATGGAAACCATTCCCTTTCTAACAGAGTTGAAGAAGCAGTCAATGCTATTGTCGACTTCTTAAAAAGAGAGGGACCCAAGGGCTGGGACGACCCGTGGAATTAA